The following proteins are co-located in the Flammeovirga kamogawensis genome:
- the pulA gene encoding type I pullulanase yields the protein MATRKHTQLIGSLLLGVSIAFSSCNSTPKADGHNDFDTSTYENYPAFTGDLGVTYSKQATAFKIWSPTATKVVINLYEDDLKGKPYQVTEMEPTEKGTWSSSIKGDLFGKYYTFQVTVGDKQLDETPGIYATAVGVNGKRGQVIDLTTTNPNGWANDKRPELKELTDAILYEIHVRDITIAENSGAKNKGKFLGLTEVGTVSDKGLKTGIDHIEELGVTHVHLLPSFDYHTIDESKLDQAQYNWGYDPQNYNVPEGSYSTDPSNGGVRIKEFKEMVSAFHKKGIRVVLDVVYNHTFSGDESNFSLEVPGYYYRQNNEGSYSNASACGNETASERAMARKYIVESVLYWAKEYHLDGFRFDLMGIHDVETMNILAKRLKEEVDPSILIYGEGWNAGDSPLPEAKRAIKANTPKLVGVAAFSDDIRDGLKGSVFYDDNIGFVQGADGLTETIKFGIVASTQHPQVDYKAVNYSKAPWAPDPSQTISYVSCHDNHTLFDKLKVSQPKASDSELKKMHKLTSAVILTSQGIPFIHSGAEMLRTKGGEHNSYNKPDAINKLNWDWKFENKDIFEYYQGLIELRKAHPAFRMTSTEMIQKHLKFIDFKDQHMVGYIINGNANGDSAESIAVIFNANKSAKNISKFLPKGKWKVLVDGNKASVKGLKTTSSITIGGVSALVLSK from the coding sequence ATGGCAACAAGAAAACATACTCAATTAATAGGCTCCTTACTTTTAGGTGTTTCTATTGCTTTTTCTTCCTGTAATTCTACACCAAAAGCAGATGGTCATAATGATTTTGACACATCTACTTATGAAAATTATCCTGCTTTTACAGGTGATTTAGGAGTTACATATTCTAAGCAAGCAACAGCATTTAAAATATGGTCTCCTACTGCTACCAAAGTAGTTATAAATCTATATGAAGATGATCTTAAAGGAAAACCTTATCAGGTAACTGAAATGGAACCTACTGAAAAAGGAACATGGAGTAGTTCTATTAAAGGTGATTTATTTGGTAAGTATTACACATTTCAAGTAACTGTCGGTGACAAACAACTTGATGAAACTCCAGGTATTTATGCTACTGCTGTTGGTGTAAATGGTAAGAGGGGGCAAGTTATTGATTTAACAACAACAAATCCTAACGGATGGGCTAACGATAAGCGCCCTGAGCTAAAAGAGCTTACAGATGCAATTTTGTATGAAATTCACGTACGTGATATTACTATAGCAGAAAATTCTGGTGCAAAAAATAAAGGAAAATTCTTAGGCTTAACAGAAGTTGGAACTGTTAGTGACAAAGGATTAAAAACAGGAATAGATCACATTGAAGAGCTAGGTGTTACTCACGTGCACTTACTACCTTCTTTTGATTATCATACTATTGACGAATCTAAATTAGATCAAGCACAATACAATTGGGGTTACGATCCTCAAAACTATAACGTTCCAGAAGGGTCTTATTCAACAGATCCATCAAATGGCGGTGTAAGAATTAAGGAATTCAAAGAAATGGTTTCTGCTTTCCATAAAAAAGGAATAAGAGTAGTACTAGATGTTGTATATAACCACACTTTCTCTGGAGACGAGTCAAATTTCTCTTTAGAAGTTCCAGGATATTATTACAGACAAAATAATGAAGGAAGCTATTCAAATGCTTCTGCTTGTGGTAATGAAACGGCTTCTGAAAGAGCAATGGCTCGTAAATATATTGTTGAATCTGTTTTATATTGGGCTAAAGAATATCATTTAGATGGTTTCAGGTTTGATCTTATGGGTATTCATGATGTTGAGACAATGAATATTCTTGCTAAAAGATTAAAAGAAGAAGTTGATCCGAGTATATTAATTTATGGTGAAGGGTGGAATGCCGGTGATTCTCCTTTACCTGAAGCTAAAAGAGCTATTAAAGCAAATACTCCTAAATTAGTGGGCGTCGCAGCCTTCTCTGATGATATCCGTGATGGTTTAAAAGGTAGTGTTTTCTATGATGATAATATTGGCTTTGTACAAGGTGCTGATGGTTTAACTGAAACAATTAAATTTGGTATAGTTGCATCAACTCAACATCCTCAAGTTGATTATAAAGCCGTCAATTACTCTAAAGCTCCTTGGGCACCTGATCCTTCACAAACAATTAGCTATGTATCTTGTCATGATAATCACACATTATTTGATAAGTTAAAGGTATCTCAGCCTAAAGCTTCAGATAGTGAACTAAAGAAGATGCATAAACTTACAAGTGCTGTTATCCTTACGTCTCAAGGTATTCCATTTATACATTCTGGAGCTGAGATGTTAAGAACAAAAGGAGGAGAACATAACTCTTATAACAAACCTGATGCAATTAATAAGTTAAACTGGGATTGGAAGTTTGAGAATAAAGACATTTTTGAGTATTACCAAGGTTTAATAGAACTAAGAAAAGCTCATCCTGCATTTAGAATGACATCGACAGAAATGATTCAAAAGCATTTAAAATTTATTGATTTTAAAGATCAACACATGGTCGGCTATATAATCAATGGAAATGCAAATGGAGATTCTGCTGAATCAATTGCCGTAATATTTAATGCCAACAAATCAGCAAAAAACATTTCTAAGTTTTTACCTAAAGGGAAATGGAAAGTATTAGTTGATGGGAATAAGGCTTCTGTAAAAGGATTAAAAACAACTTCATCAATTACTATCGGTGGCGTATCAGCTTTAGTACTTAGTAAATAA
- a CDS encoding ExbD/TolR family protein, translated as MATFKKKTKTKQDIPTSALPDIIFMLLFFFMISTTFRESELLVKNSLPQASELTKLEKKSLVSYIYIGEPTDTKKFGTEPRIQVNDVLIEPDQIVQHVIQEKDKLGEDGDKITMSLKIDRDAKMGVISDVRQKLRDANALKVNYASNKKLRISGM; from the coding sequence ATGGCAACGTTTAAGAAAAAAACAAAAACGAAGCAGGATATTCCTACTTCTGCATTGCCAGACATTATTTTCATGCTTTTGTTCTTCTTTATGATTTCGACGACTTTTCGTGAGTCTGAGTTATTAGTGAAGAACTCGTTACCTCAAGCATCTGAGTTAACAAAGCTTGAAAAAAAATCATTGGTTTCTTATATCTACATAGGTGAACCAACTGATACTAAAAAGTTTGGTACTGAGCCTCGTATTCAGGTGAACGACGTATTGATCGAACCAGATCAAATCGTACAACACGTGATTCAGGAAAAAGACAAATTAGGTGAAGATGGTGATAAAATCACTATGTCACTTAAAATTGATAGAGATGCTAAAATGGGTGTAATATCTGATGTACGTCAGAAACTTAGAGATGCTAACGCATTGAAAGTGAATTACGCTTCAAACAAGAAATTACGTATTTCTGGTATGTAA
- a CDS encoding ExbD/TolR family protein → MIQKKKKETPEINGGAMADIAFLLLIFFLVATTIASDKGVTVMLPPKAEDVDVKVKTRNVFNILVNSKDMMLAQEEQVDLPQLRTMVKEFVLNNGKNKDMSESPAKAIISLKSDRGTSYEMYISVIDELKYAYAEMRAMYLKIPLEDYQALDKENPDQKEKLTRARKAIPYKVSDAEPSEIK, encoded by the coding sequence ATGATACAGAAGAAGAAAAAAGAAACACCAGAAATTAATGGTGGGGCAATGGCTGATATTGCCTTCCTTTTATTGATCTTCTTCTTGGTGGCAACAACTATTGCATCTGATAAAGGTGTAACTGTAATGTTACCTCCAAAAGCTGAAGACGTAGATGTAAAGGTTAAAACTCGTAACGTGTTTAATATCCTTGTCAATTCAAAAGACATGATGTTAGCACAAGAAGAGCAAGTTGACCTTCCTCAACTTCGTACTATGGTTAAAGAATTCGTTCTTAACAATGGTAAGAATAAGGATATGTCTGAATCTCCAGCAAAGGCAATTATTTCATTGAAATCTGACCGTGGTACTTCTTATGAGATGTACATTTCAGTTATTGATGAATTAAAATACGCTTACGCAGAAATGCGTGCAATGTATTTGAAAATTCCTTTAGAAGATTATCAAGCATTGGATAAAGAAAATCCTGATCAGAAAGAAAAGCTTACAAGAGCTCGTAAAGCTATCCCTTACAAAGTATCGGATGCTGAACCTTCTGAGATAAAATAA
- a CDS encoding MotA/TolQ/ExbB proton channel family protein translates to MKRVFALLMFFCALTLGTAQSYAQDETTEEATEQVAEESSAAVQEVSSDEVAQVEELSFTQAVKQKFIEGGWEFMGAVLLTLILGLAIAIERVITLSLSTTNTKKLLSKVDEALTSGGAEAALEVTKATRGPVASIFTQGLMRASEGIEMVEKSVVAYGSVEMGKLEKGLPWISLFIAMAPMLGFMGTVIGMIGAFDAIEAAGDISPSLVAGGIKVALLTTVAGLIVGVILQVFYNYCVSTIDGIVLEMEEASVSLIDILVKNELATK, encoded by the coding sequence ATGAAAAGAGTATTCGCATTATTGATGTTTTTCTGTGCACTTACTTTAGGTACTGCACAGTCGTATGCGCAAGATGAAACAACAGAAGAAGCTACTGAGCAAGTAGCTGAAGAATCATCTGCAGCAGTTCAAGAAGTGTCTTCTGATGAAGTTGCACAAGTTGAAGAATTATCTTTCACTCAAGCAGTGAAACAAAAGTTTATTGAAGGTGGTTGGGAGTTCATGGGAGCTGTATTGCTTACATTGATCTTAGGTTTGGCAATTGCTATTGAGCGTGTTATCACGTTAAGCCTTTCTACTACAAACACTAAAAAACTTTTATCTAAAGTTGACGAGGCTTTAACTTCAGGTGGTGCAGAAGCAGCATTAGAAGTAACTAAAGCTACTCGTGGTCCTGTAGCATCAATCTTTACACAAGGTTTGATGAGAGCATCTGAAGGTATTGAAATGGTTGAGAAATCAGTTGTTGCTTACGGTTCAGTTGAAATGGGTAAATTAGAAAAAGGTTTACCTTGGATCTCATTGTTTATTGCTATGGCACCAATGTTAGGTTTCATGGGTACGGTAATTGGTATGATTGGTGCATTCGATGCAATCGAAGCAGCAGGTGATATCTCTCCTTCATTAGTAGCAGGTGGTATTAAAGTTGCCCTTCTTACTACTGTAGCAGGTCTTATCGTAGGTGTGATTCTTCAAGTATTCTACAACTACTGTGTTTCTACAATCGATGGTATTGTTTTAGAAATGGAAGAAGCTTCTGTTTCTTTAATCGACATCCTTGTAAAAAACGAATTAGCTACTAAATAA
- a CDS encoding asparaginase, producing MTNRTYYKTVNINSTGPKTSETSILIIYTGGTIGMDSHPENGSLIPFDFEKIIDAVPELRAFDFELTVISLDPLIDSSDITTDHWVQLGNLIEDFYEDFDGFVILHGTDTMAYTASALSFMLDGVHKPVILTGSQLPIGAKRTDARENLMSSLEIASQRDDNGEMLVQEVCICFNSKLLRGNRAKKSQNFNFTAFRSYNYPSLAEAGIFIEYKRDTFWKDPINSPVRSMKKFDSNVLLLKIFPGMSKDFINQMLNNEKLRGVVLETYGSGNVPTSSWFIELLEKTVKRGVVIVNISQCTGGMVMQGHYATSAKLNSIGVLSGKDMTTEAAVTKLMCLLTKYKDVENVKKLIGIPLKGELSV from the coding sequence ATGACCAATCGAACTTACTATAAGACCGTTAATATAAATTCAACTGGTCCTAAAACTTCCGAGACTTCAATTTTAATTATTTATACTGGAGGAACTATTGGTATGGATTCACATCCTGAAAATGGTAGTTTAATTCCTTTTGATTTTGAAAAAATTATAGATGCTGTACCAGAATTAAGGGCTTTTGATTTTGAATTAACTGTGATATCATTAGATCCTTTGATAGATTCTTCTGATATAACTACAGATCATTGGGTTCAATTAGGAAACTTAATCGAAGATTTTTACGAAGATTTTGATGGGTTTGTGATATTACATGGAACAGATACAATGGCTTATACTGCTTCAGCTTTAAGTTTTATGCTTGATGGAGTACACAAGCCCGTTATCTTAACAGGTTCTCAGTTGCCTATTGGTGCTAAAAGAACAGATGCACGAGAGAACTTAATGTCCTCGTTAGAAATTGCATCCCAAAGAGATGATAATGGAGAAATGCTAGTCCAAGAAGTTTGTATCTGTTTTAACAGTAAACTATTAAGAGGAAATAGAGCTAAAAAATCTCAGAACTTCAATTTTACGGCATTTCGTTCGTATAACTATCCATCTTTAGCAGAAGCAGGGATTTTTATTGAATACAAACGTGATACTTTTTGGAAAGACCCCATTAATTCACCTGTTAGGTCGATGAAAAAGTTTGATTCTAACGTTTTATTATTGAAGATTTTTCCTGGAATGTCGAAAGATTTTATCAATCAAATGTTAAATAATGAAAAATTGAGAGGGGTAGTTCTAGAAACGTATGGTTCTGGTAATGTTCCAACCTCTTCTTGGTTTATAGAATTGTTAGAAAAAACAGTAAAAAGAGGAGTTGTAATTGTTAATATATCACAGTGTACCGGAGGTATGGTAATGCAAGGTCATTATGCAACAAGTGCAAAACTTAATAGCATTGGAGTGCTAAGTGGCAAGGATATGACCACTGAAGCAGCCGTTACTAAGTTAATGTGTTTGTTAACAAAGTATAAAGATGTCGAAAACGTTAAAAAGTTGATTGGTATACCTTTGAAGGGTGAGTTGAGTGTTTAA
- a CDS encoding TatD family hydrolase, which produces MIDTHAHIYSDKFKEDIDNVLESAFDNGLKHILMPNIDHTSIDRMLELEEKYPQQCLSMMGLHPCHVEKDFEKELYIVEDWLNKRKFIGVGEMGLDLYWDKTFQEQQIEAFKIQADLAKKHHLPLVIHARDAMPETLNLLEELSDDALFGVLHCFTGSLDDAKRLFDINFKIGIGGVATFKNGGLDKVIPHVDLKHIVLETDSPYLAPKPYRGKRNEPAYTSFVCDKVADFKGISGAEVEEITDNNAYDLFDIENYLRK; this is translated from the coding sequence ATGATAGATACACACGCCCATATATACTCAGACAAATTCAAAGAAGATATAGACAATGTTTTAGAATCAGCTTTTGATAATGGTCTAAAGCATATTCTTATGCCAAATATAGATCATACATCAATAGATCGTATGCTAGAACTAGAAGAAAAATACCCGCAACAATGTTTATCTATGATGGGGCTACATCCATGCCACGTTGAAAAAGATTTTGAAAAAGAACTTTATATAGTAGAAGATTGGTTAAATAAGAGAAAGTTTATAGGTGTTGGTGAGATGGGATTAGACCTTTATTGGGATAAAACTTTTCAGGAGCAACAAATAGAAGCTTTTAAAATTCAAGCTGATTTAGCAAAAAAGCATCATCTACCTTTAGTGATACATGCAAGAGATGCAATGCCAGAAACATTAAACTTATTAGAAGAATTATCTGACGATGCTCTTTTTGGGGTGCTTCATTGTTTTACAGGTAGCTTAGATGATGCAAAGCGTTTATTTGATATCAATTTTAAAATTGGTATTGGTGGGGTGGCAACCTTTAAAAATGGAGGGTTAGACAAAGTGATCCCTCATGTTGACCTAAAGCATATAGTATTAGAAACAGATAGCCCATATTTAGCCCCAAAACCTTATAGAGGAAAAAGAAATGAACCTGCATACACAAGTTTTGTATGTGATAAAGTTGCAGATTTTAAAGGTATCAGTGGTGCAGAAGTAGAAGAAATTACTGATAATAATGCCTACGACCTGTTTGATATAGAGAATTACTTAAGAAAATAG
- a CDS encoding DUF3108 domain-containing protein, translating to MRLNTKYIKITAAILFIGFISFSFKTEQDPPIKSDISFEKGETLTYVAGYSVFEAGEAVVHLDKKLHQVNGEETYKVNVTGRSIGMFGMTMKIRDLWQSYFSTSTLYPVQFNRDIIEGGYTLEETINFDQVNGKADTEWKKKDKKEIHKEHYEMPPHTHDVISGYYYLRTLDYDQMTKGDTISLNSFWENKAYDFDIVYLGVEKVYTKFGRIESYVMSPIMPENQLFSGTHPIKFWVSKDINRIPLKIQAELIVGSVNVDLVRYKGLKQKLKKSK from the coding sequence ATGAGATTGAATACAAAATATATAAAAATTACCGCTGCCATTTTATTTATTGGTTTTATATCTTTTAGCTTCAAAACAGAGCAAGATCCACCAATTAAATCCGATATTTCATTCGAAAAAGGGGAAACCTTAACATATGTAGCAGGATATTCTGTTTTTGAAGCAGGAGAAGCTGTAGTTCATCTTGATAAAAAATTACATCAAGTAAATGGAGAGGAGACCTATAAAGTAAATGTTACAGGAAGAAGTATAGGTATGTTTGGAATGACAATGAAAATTAGAGATTTATGGCAAAGTTATTTCAGTACTTCTACTTTGTACCCTGTTCAGTTCAATAGAGATATTATAGAAGGTGGATATACACTTGAAGAAACAATTAATTTTGATCAAGTGAATGGAAAAGCAGATACAGAGTGGAAAAAGAAAGATAAAAAAGAAATTCATAAAGAACATTATGAAATGCCTCCACACACACATGATGTTATTTCTGGATATTACTACTTAAGAACACTTGATTATGACCAAATGACTAAAGGTGATACTATTTCACTTAATTCTTTTTGGGAAAATAAAGCGTATGATTTTGACATTGTGTATTTAGGTGTAGAAAAAGTATATACCAAGTTTGGTAGAATTGAATCTTACGTGATGTCTCCAATTATGCCAGAAAATCAATTATTCTCTGGTACGCATCCAATTAAATTTTGGGTTTCAAAAGATATCAATAGAATTCCTTTAAAAATACAAGCAGAACTTATTGTAGGCTCTGTTAATGTAGATTTAGTGAGATATAAAGGGCTTAAACAAAAGCTCAAAAAATCTAAATAA
- a CDS encoding shikimate kinase — protein MRIYLIGMPGSGKSTLAKELSEVLDLPYFDLDLEIEKKERKSIPKIFAESGEDYFRKIEREVMLSFTPNNAIIATGGGTPCFFDNIEQLNVQGKTFFVDVSEEDLADRVWEQQGTRPLLAQENREDILTAIQEKRVNRLPFYEKAQITIQANKKTPYELALEIKQNL, from the coding sequence ATGCGCATCTATTTAATAGGAATGCCTGGAAGTGGTAAATCTACTTTGGCAAAAGAATTATCAGAAGTATTAGACTTGCCTTATTTTGATCTTGATTTAGAAATCGAAAAAAAAGAAAGAAAATCAATACCAAAAATTTTTGCAGAGTCTGGAGAAGATTACTTCAGAAAAATAGAGAGAGAAGTTATGCTCTCTTTTACTCCAAACAATGCTATTATAGCTACAGGAGGAGGAACACCTTGCTTTTTTGATAATATAGAACAATTGAATGTTCAAGGGAAAACTTTTTTTGTAGATGTATCTGAAGAAGATTTAGCTGATAGAGTTTGGGAACAACAAGGAACAAGACCCTTATTAGCTCAAGAAAATAGAGAAGATATTCTTACAGCTATTCAAGAGAAAAGAGTGAATCGTTTACCTTTTTATGAAAAGGCTCAAATAACAATTCAAGCAAATAAAAAAACACCTTATGAACTAGCTTTAGAAATAAAGCAAAATTTATAA